One genomic region from Bacillus sp. SLBN-46 encodes:
- a CDS encoding GNAT family N-acetyltransferase, whose amino-acid sequence MLKKRDLHDSHTLYELMTHPDVFPFVRHKADSYEEFLFITKQTIEAEERGELISRTILDEWGAPIGTINLFDIEDNAGFLGTWLGKPYHGKGYNSPAKDAFFNELFYEVGIETVFMRIRKVNVRSIKAAEKLPYVVQANETRKTIYEQLNASGDIYDLYEIPKDLYTLYHLRNGLSQTDDQQLLEA is encoded by the coding sequence ATGCTTAAGAAACGTGATCTTCATGACAGCCACACATTATACGAATTAATGACGCACCCAGATGTCTTCCCTTTTGTACGTCATAAAGCTGATTCATATGAAGAATTCTTATTTATTACAAAACAGACGATTGAAGCTGAAGAGCGCGGTGAATTAATTTCAAGAACGATTCTTGATGAATGGGGCGCGCCAATTGGTACCATTAATTTATTTGATATTGAAGATAACGCTGGGTTTTTAGGCACCTGGCTTGGGAAGCCCTACCATGGAAAAGGATACAATAGCCCAGCTAAAGACGCCTTTTTCAATGAGCTTTTTTACGAAGTTGGAATTGAAACTGTTTTTATGCGCATTCGAAAGGTAAATGTTCGATCAATAAAAGCCGCAGAAAAACTACCTTATGTAGTGCAAGCTAACGAGACAAGAAAAACGATTTATGAACAATTAAATGCTAGTGGCGATATATACGATTTATACGAGATTCCAAAAGATTTATATACTTTATATCATTTGCGCAATGGCTTATCACAAACAGACGACCAACAATTATTGGAAGCATAA